From a single Ignavibacteria bacterium genomic region:
- a CDS encoding protein kinase: MAFDTKQKSFIAFRDIISERTSRVAAWVGSGLSTPAGLPTWPQLKNELQLELKNKINSIDEKDRKKLSHSLRDIEKESNYWLAFQRLKDDLGRTTYNETIRNIFQATSTAPIPCYYTLLWKLKISGLLNLNIDRFATKARKGLVTASNEIEFNGKNISEYLHVLKQPHPFIVNLHGILEDTTTWVFTKNELNRLFKNPGYSKFVTSCLASYTILFIGITADDFAVGGHLEELAKQKINSGTHFWVTDRTDLQTDRWAENNNIRIIRYSAINGNHSELNDFFENIINYVPKDVIAPPVLPGTIEKNNGNGSSILSPEEIIKLDTNKIRMILNIKAKELLENSNGKFGEYEEFCKLYDEAIYRAWYTSDENGKNNLLAYKLQEFKSRGAFGRVFLAKDKNNNDVAIKVLKEEERKKTDFLQSFRRGVRSMRILAERHVEGMVAYKEAYEIPAFVVMEWINGPNLNEAVRAKQLKSWDDILRVVTELTNIISNAHHIPERVLHRDLRPANIMLENYYTSADWKVKILDFDLSWHIGASEKSVLNDTTTTGYLAPEQLQTIRGISTRNAAVDSFGLGMTLFFILTERDPIQSEHKHKDWETTIYDAARQNSCKDWKSLPTRFTRLIFYATKHNQSERWDMGQIKAELDRLYDTLLNPLKIESSELLAEEIIARTNYDYSWECDKLAANIDFPSGANIQLIGNESNKNIELKIIWTDKGISSAKNVSKWLHDVYPKVISIAELSGWKTTLKSCKERTLRINGEIHVTQARQNIKKYSNSIIKICNSLQFK; encoded by the coding sequence ATGGCTTTTGATACAAAACAAAAATCCTTTATAGCTTTTAGAGATATCATATCTGAAAGAACTTCAAGAGTAGCTGCTTGGGTGGGATCAGGTTTAAGCACCCCAGCTGGTTTACCTACTTGGCCTCAATTAAAAAACGAATTGCAATTAGAATTAAAAAACAAAATTAATAGTATTGATGAAAAAGACAGGAAAAAGCTCTCCCATTCTTTAAGAGATATTGAAAAAGAAAGTAATTATTGGCTGGCCTTCCAAAGGTTAAAAGATGATCTTGGAAGAACCACATATAATGAGACAATTAGGAATATATTTCAAGCGACAAGTACTGCACCTATTCCATGCTATTATACATTATTGTGGAAATTAAAAATCAGCGGACTATTGAACCTTAATATTGATAGATTTGCCACTAAAGCAAGGAAAGGGCTTGTTACTGCAAGCAACGAGATTGAGTTTAATGGTAAAAATATATCCGAATATTTGCATGTTTTGAAACAACCTCATCCATTCATCGTTAACCTACATGGGATATTAGAAGATACGACAACTTGGGTATTTACAAAAAATGAATTAAACCGACTTTTCAAGAATCCAGGATACTCGAAATTTGTAACCAGTTGTTTAGCGTCATATACAATCCTTTTTATTGGAATAACGGCTGATGATTTTGCAGTAGGTGGTCATTTGGAGGAATTAGCAAAACAAAAAATAAATTCGGGAACTCACTTTTGGGTTACAGATAGGACTGATTTACAAACCGATCGATGGGCAGAAAACAACAATATTAGAATAATTAGATATTCGGCTATAAATGGAAATCATTCGGAATTGAATGATTTTTTTGAAAATATTATAAATTATGTTCCAAAAGATGTTATTGCTCCTCCAGTATTACCTGGGACTATCGAAAAAAACAATGGTAATGGCTCTAGTATACTATCGCCCGAAGAAATTATCAAACTTGACACCAATAAAATCAGAATGATTTTGAATATAAAAGCAAAAGAATTACTAGAAAACTCTAATGGCAAATTTGGCGAATATGAAGAGTTTTGCAAATTATATGATGAAGCGATATATAGAGCATGGTACACTAGTGACGAAAATGGAAAGAATAATTTACTTGCTTATAAACTTCAAGAATTCAAATCAAGAGGGGCATTTGGGCGCGTCTTTCTGGCAAAGGACAAAAATAATAATGATGTTGCGATAAAAGTTTTAAAAGAAGAAGAAAGAAAGAAAACTGATTTTTTGCAATCATTTCGAAGAGGCGTTAGATCAATGAGAATTCTTGCCGAAAGGCATGTTGAAGGCATGGTGGCATATAAGGAAGCATATGAAATCCCGGCCTTTGTTGTGATGGAGTGGATTAATGGCCCCAACTTAAATGAAGCAGTGAGAGCAAAACAACTTAAATCTTGGGACGATATTTTAAGAGTTGTAACAGAACTTACTAATATAATATCGAATGCACATCATATTCCCGAAAGAGTATTACATAGGGATCTTAGACCAGCTAATATTATGCTTGAGAACTATTATACTTCAGCTGATTGGAAAGTAAAAATATTAGACTTTGATTTATCATGGCATATTGGCGCATCTGAAAAATCAGTATTAAACGATACTACAACGACTGGCTATTTAGCACCAGAACAATTACAAACTATAAGAGGTATTTCAACAAGAAATGCAGCTGTTGATTCTTTCGGATTAGGAATGACCTTGTTTTTTATCCTCACTGAAAGAGATCCTATTCAATCAGAGCATAAACATAAAGATTGGGAAACTACAATTTATGATGCTGCAAGACAAAATTCTTGTAAGGACTGGAAATCACTACCAACAAGATTTACAAGGTTAATATTTTATGCGACAAAACATAATCAATCTGAACGCTGGGACATGGGCCAAATCAAGGCTGAACTCGATCGACTTTATGATACATTACTTAACCCATTAAAAATCGAATCTTCCGAATTATTAGCAGAAGAAATAATAGCTAGAACAAATTACGACTATAGCTGGGAGTGTGATAAATTAGCTGCCAATATCGACTTCCCAAGTGGGGCAAATATTCAGTTAATCGGTAATGAATCTAATAAAAATATTGAGCTAAAAATAATATGGACGGACAAAGGTATTTCAAGTGCAAAAAATGTGAGCAAATGGTTACATGATGTTTATCCCAAGGTCATATCAATTGCCGAATTATCTGGTTGGAAAACTACACTTAAAAGCTGCAAGGAAAGGACTTTAAGAATTAATGGAGAAATCCACGTAACACAAGCAAGGCAAAACATTAAAAAATATAGTAACTCTATTATCAAGATATGTAATAGTTTGCAATTTAAATAA
- a CDS encoding transposase, producing the protein MKARRIFTPEQKMAILRELLEEKAPISRIAETYEIHPNDIYNWRKKLFESASDVFVPNKLWNNKTESEEKIKQLEDKLKKREGAISYLVQDNITLKKV; encoded by the coding sequence GAACAGAAAATGGCTATTTTAAGAGAGCTGCTTGAGGAGAAAGCACCTATTAGCCGGATAGCAGAAACGTACGAGATCCATCCTAACGACATCTATAACTGGAGGAAGAAGCTCTTTGAAAGTGCTTCGGATGTATTCGTCCCCAATAAATTATGGAACAATAAAACTGAATCAGAAGAGAAGATAAAGCAGCTTGAGGATAAGCTGAAAAAACGGGAAGGGGCCATAAGCTACCTGGTGCAGGACAATATTACCTTAAAAAAAGTATAG